In the Acropora muricata isolate sample 2 chromosome 10, ASM3666990v1, whole genome shotgun sequence genome, one interval contains:
- the LOC136888161 gene encoding long-chain-fatty-acid--CoA ligase ACSBG2-like, whose amino-acid sequence MEERSSPTRPSDFKVGSHEAQTSNREIFNRTNEKAQPNVTGAEVHKQNFFSGEKIVEPAPTGSTWTTKADDAVKLSMGSSGATSRVPRTVVQILERAVRVAPKRVALSVKRNGEWVKWNYQEYYGAVRCAAKSFIKLGLEPYHGVGILGFNAPEWIISDLGAIFAGGLAVGIYATNSPEACHYVAENCDANILVVENDQQLKKILQVWDRLPHLKAVVQYTGEIEGERPTNVYTWNEFMALSKDVNDDILQARIDNLVPNKCCTLIYTSGTTGNPKGVMLSHDNVIWAADAIVREIHGGEKGPETCVSFLPLSHIAAQQLDIFLPITVAGSLWFAQPDALKGTLVETLREVRPTLFCAVPRVYEKIMEKMKEQARQMSGLGRMIGKWAQGVALQGNMNKENGEEVPYGWTVATRLVLNKIRVALGLDRCRLCFVGAAPVTMETLRYFQSINIPLNEMFGMSECSGPQTVSVPGCIISGSCGVAVDGCEMKVANEDEQGNGELCLKGRHVFMGYLNNVDKTEEALDEDGWLHTGDVAKIDKNGFLYITGRIKEIIITAGGENVAPIPIEDTIKKELPIVSNAMVIGDKKKFLSCLLTLKVIVNPNTAEPTDNLSGNAIDFCTSVGSNAKTVSEILSTKDENIMKAIQEGIDRANSQSISRAQRVQKWAILEKDFSIPGGELGPTLKLRRPIVCKMFKDKIDTFYDV is encoded by the exons ATGGAGGAAAGAAGCTCTCCTACGAGACCAAGTGATTTCAAAGTAGGTTCTCACGAGGCCCAAACGTCCAATAGAGAGATTTTTAACCGCACAAACGAGAAAGCACAACCAAACGTTACCGGTGCAGAGGTTcacaaacaaaacttttttaGTGGTGAAAAAATTGTAGAACCTGCTCCAACAGGATCTACATGGACAACTAAGGCCGATGATGCTGTCAAATTGAGCATGGGATCCTCTGGAGCCACCAGCCGCGTCCCTAGAACCGTGGTGCAGATATTAGAGCGAGCTGTAAGAGTAGCTCCGAAAAGAGTCGCCCTCTCGGTGAAAAGAAATGGAGAATGGGTGAAATGGAATTACCAGGAGTACTATGGTGCGGTACGCTGTGCTGCGAAATCGTTTATCAAG CTTGGTCTGGAGCCGTATCATGGAGTCGGAATTCTTGGTTTCAACGCACCTGAATGGATAATCTCGGATTTGGGAGCCATTTTTGCAGG tgGTCTTGCTGTCGGTATTTATGCCACAAATTCACCAGAGGCTTGTCATTATGTTGCTGAGAATTGTGACGCCAACATCCTTGTTGTCGAAAATGACCAACAACTGAAGAAAATTCTCCAG gTTTGGGACAGACTTCCCCATTTAAAAGCAGTAGTTCAGTACACTGGGGAAATAGAAGGAGAAAGGCCAACCAATGTGTACACA TGGAATGAGTTTATGGCACTCAGCAAGGACGTCAATGACGATATTCTTCAAGCAagaatcgacaacttggttccGAATAAATGCTGCACACTTATTTACACC TCTGGAACCACTGGAAATCCTAAGGGTGTTATGCTTTCTCATGATAAT GTTATTTGGGCAGCTGATGCTATAGTACGAGAGATTCACGGCGGTGAAAAAGGTCCTGAAACGTGTGTCAGCTTTCTTCCTCTGAGCCACATCGCCGCACAG CAACTGGACATTTTCCTACCAATCACTGTCGCTGGTTCTCTCTGGTTCGCTCAGCCAGATGCCCTAAAG GGAACACTTGTGGAGACTTTGCGAGAAGTCAGACCAACTCTCTTTTGTGCAGTTCCTAG AGTGTATGAGAAAATTatggaaaaaatgaaagaacagGCACGACAAATGAGTGGACTAGGGCGAATGATTGGAAAATGGGCTCAGGGTGTGGCCCTTCAAGGAAACATGAACAAGGAAAATGG AGAGGAAGTTCCCTATGGTTGGACTGTCGCAACCAGACTGGTTTTGAACAAG ATCCGAGTAGCCCTCGGACTAGACAGATGCAGGCTGTGTTTTGTTGGTGCCGCGCCTGTTACCATGGAAACGCTGCGATATTTTCAGAGCATCAACATTCCCCTAAACGAAATGTTTGGCATGAGCGAATGCAGTGGACCACAAACAGTATCTGTTCCCGGTTGTATTATCTCAGGCAGCTGTGGTGTGGCCGTGGATGGCTGTGAAATGAAAGTCGCAAATGAAGACGAACAAGGAAATGGAGAG TTATGCCTCAAAGGCAGGCATGTCTTCATGGGTTACTTGAACAATGTAGATAAGACCGAGGAAGCTCTAGATGAAGATGGATGGCTTCACACGGGAGATGTAGCAAAAATCGATAAG AATGGATTTCTTTATATTACTGGACGAATCAAAG aaataATCATCACAGCTGGTGGTGAAAATGTTGCACCAATCCCGATTGAAGACACAATCAAAAAGGAGCTACCGATAGTCAGCAATGCAATGGTGATCGGCGACAAGAAAAAGTTTCTCTCCTGTTTATTGACCCTAAAG GTCATTGTCAACCCAAATACGGCAGAGCCCACAGACAATCTTAGTGGTAATGCAATAGACTTCTGCACGTCAGTTGGAAGCAACGCAAAAACTGTTTCTGAAATTCTGTCGACTAAGGATGAGAATATCATGAAAGCCATCCAGGAAGGCATTGATAGGGCAAACAGTCAATCAATATCAAGGGCACAAAGG GTGCAAAAGTGGGCCATCCTGGAAAAGGACTTCTCAATTCCTGGAGGAGAATTGG GTCCGACCCTGAAACTGAGGCGTCCGATCGTATGCAAGATGTTCAAAGACAAGATTGACACTTTTTATGACGTGTAG
- the LOC136887801 gene encoding general transcription factor IIH subunit 2-like, with amino-acid sequence MERQKNFSRQVLTTSAQRYTQLSSSRELETCTNDIELYKSEKRSCKTCIVKYYCSFFHDSYIQLTSFLICVYSFSHLDDSGGVKGFGTSGYFCPQCKSKYCDLPVECKDCGLTLVSAPHLARSYQHLFPLAQFTEIDLTVVEYEQHQSLRLCFACRRELTEKVAYSCPQCGQVFCVDCDIFIHDSLHSCPGCTAAPQGEG; translated from the exons ATGGAAAGGCAAAAAAATTTCTCTCGTCAAGTGCTTACGACGTCTGCACAACGGTACACACAGCTAAGCTCATCTCGTGAATTGGAGACGTGTACGAACGACATTGAActgtacaaaagtgaaaaacgcTCGTGCAAAACGTGCATTGTTAAATAT TATTGTTCCTTCTTCCACGATTCGTACATCCAATTGACTTcctttttaatttgtgtttattcCTTTAGTCATTTGGATGACAGTGGAGGTGTAAAAGGTTTCGGAACTTCAGGCTACTTTTGTCCTCAG TGTAAAAGCAAGTACTGCGATTTACCTGTAGAATGTAAAGATTGTG GTCTAACATTAGTATCGGCTCCTCACCTCGCTCGCTCATATCAGCATCTCTTCCCGCTAGCTCAGTTTACAGAAATAGATTTGACAGTTGTGGAGTATGAACAGCACCAAAG tCTAAGACTTTGCTTCGCTTGTCGCAGAGAATTGACGGAAAAAGTC GCTTACTCGTGTCCACAGTGTGGGCAAGTCTTTTGTGTAGACTGTGACATCTTCATTCACGACTCTCTTCACAGCTGCCCTGGTTGCACCGCGGCCCCACAAGGGGAGGGTTAG